One Oharaeibacter diazotrophicus DNA segment encodes these proteins:
- a CDS encoding HD domain-containing protein: MPDRPSAPPRAWQRMLSGRRLDLLDPSPLDVEIRDVAHGLARVARWNGQTVGDHAFSVAQHSLLVEEIAGLLEPALDRRGRLAVLLHDAPEYVIGDMISPFKAVMGGDYKAVEKRLQAAIHLAVGLPATLPGPLTTLTKKADRIAAYFEAVELAGFEAAEARRYFGLPKGFGRQTADGPRLDLTPWPTVEAERRFHDRVLELKG; the protein is encoded by the coding sequence ATGCCGGACCGTCCGAGCGCCCCGCCGCGCGCCTGGCAGCGCATGCTGTCCGGCCGCCGGCTCGACCTCCTCGACCCCTCCCCGCTCGACGTCGAGATCCGCGACGTCGCCCACGGGCTCGCCCGAGTCGCCCGCTGGAACGGCCAGACCGTCGGCGACCACGCCTTCTCGGTGGCGCAGCACTCGCTGCTGGTCGAGGAGATCGCCGGGCTGCTCGAGCCCGCGCTCGACCGTCGCGGCCGGCTCGCGGTGCTGCTGCACGACGCCCCGGAATACGTGATCGGCGACATGATCTCGCCGTTCAAGGCGGTGATGGGCGGCGACTACAAGGCGGTCGAGAAGCGCCTGCAGGCGGCGATCCACCTCGCCGTCGGCCTGCCCGCCACACTGCCCGGACCGCTGACGACGCTGACCAAGAAGGCCGACCGGATCGCCGCCTATTTCGAGGCGGTCGAACTCGCCGGCTTCGAGGCCGCCGAGGCGCGGCGCTACTTCGGCCTGCCCAAGGGCTTCGGCCGCCAGACCGCCGACGGCCCCCGCCTCGACCTCACGCCCTGGCCGACCGTCGAAGCCGAACGCCGCTTCCACGACCGCGTGCTGGAGTTGAAGGGGTGA
- a CDS encoding ArgK/MeaB family GTPase, with the protein MTTPLELGAIRAAGKPAVARALAAIETAGGIARHAALLDACVAEPGGHVLGLTGPPGVGKSTLTNALVRHVRARGETLGVIAVDPSSRVTRGALLGDRTRLKTDPDDRGIFVRSMAARDRLGGLSDHAVGAVALMQAVYDRVIVESVGIGQSEADVATVADTVVLCIQPGSGDSLQFMKAGVMEIPDVVVVTKADTGAPARRAAADVEGALSLAVRAADALVPPVLTVSSTAGTGLDALLEAVERHRAWTTDPVRADRLRAARFRHWVADAVKVGFGTAGLALVDLDRALEAAAGPFGAVAAETAALARRLEMGR; encoded by the coding sequence TTGACGACACCCCTGGAACTCGGCGCGATCCGCGCAGCCGGCAAGCCGGCGGTGGCGCGTGCCCTGGCGGCGATCGAGACCGCCGGCGGTATCGCCCGCCACGCCGCGCTGCTCGACGCCTGCGTCGCGGAGCCGGGCGGCCACGTGCTCGGCCTGACCGGCCCACCGGGCGTCGGCAAGTCGACGCTGACCAACGCGCTGGTCCGTCACGTCCGCGCCCGCGGCGAGACGCTCGGCGTGATCGCGGTCGACCCGTCGTCGCGGGTGACGCGCGGCGCGCTGCTCGGCGACCGCACCCGCCTCAAGACCGACCCGGACGACCGCGGCATCTTCGTGCGCTCGATGGCCGCGCGCGACCGGCTCGGGGGCCTCTCCGACCACGCGGTCGGCGCCGTCGCGCTGATGCAGGCGGTCTACGACCGGGTGATCGTCGAATCCGTCGGCATCGGCCAGTCCGAAGCCGACGTCGCCACCGTCGCCGACACCGTGGTGCTGTGCATCCAGCCGGGCTCGGGCGACAGCCTGCAGTTCATGAAGGCCGGCGTGATGGAGATCCCCGACGTCGTCGTGGTCACCAAGGCCGACACCGGCGCCCCGGCCCGCCGGGCCGCCGCCGACGTCGAGGGCGCGCTGTCGCTCGCCGTCCGCGCCGCGGACGCCTTGGTGCCGCCGGTGCTGACGGTGTCCTCGACCGCCGGCACCGGTCTCGACGCGCTCCTCGAGGCCGTCGAGCGCCACCGGGCCTGGACCACGGACCCTGTGCGTGCGGACCGGCTGAGGGCCGCCCGCTTCCGCCACTGGGTCGCCGACGCCGTCAAGGTCGGCTTCGGGACGGCGGGCCTCGCGCTGGTCGACCTCGACCGCGCCCTCGAGGCCGCCGCCGGCCCGTTCGGTGCCGTCGCCGCCGAGACCGCCGCGCTCGCCCGCCGCCTGGAAATGGGACGATAG
- the secG gene encoding preprotein translocase subunit SecG, whose protein sequence is MQTVLLVVHLMVVIALVGVVLLQRSEGGALGIGGGGGFMTSRGTANVLTRTTAILATIFFVTSIALTILPRFIGGGSILDSVGGPAPAAGPDAPIGTGQGGVLDLLQKKPGAQTPEAPAAGAQTPPASPAPATDAAPAAPAAPAPAAPAAPAPAAPAAPAPATDAAPTTPAPATNAPTTEPAAPAPATEAAPAAPAPATPAPAQ, encoded by the coding sequence ATGCAAACGGTCCTTCTCGTCGTCCACCTGATGGTGGTGATCGCGCTGGTCGGCGTCGTGCTCCTGCAGCGTTCCGAAGGCGGCGCGCTCGGCATCGGCGGCGGCGGCGGTTTCATGACCAGCCGCGGCACCGCCAACGTGCTGACCCGCACCACCGCCATCCTGGCGACGATCTTCTTCGTGACCTCGATCGCGCTGACGATCCTGCCGCGCTTCATCGGCGGCGGCTCGATCCTCGACTCCGTCGGCGGCCCCGCGCCGGCCGCCGGTCCGGACGCGCCGATCGGTACCGGTCAGGGCGGCGTGCTGGACCTCCTGCAGAAGAAGCCGGGCGCGCAGACCCCGGAGGCCCCCGCCGCTGGCGCCCAGACGCCGCCGGCCTCGCCGGCTCCGGCGACCGACGCCGCTCCGGCGGCCCCCGCCGCCCCGGCTCCGGCGGCCCCCGCCGCCCCGGCTCCGGCGGCCCCCGCCGCCCCGGCTCCGGCGACAGACGCCGCTCCGACGACCCCGGCGCCGGCGACAAACGCCCCGACGACCGAGCCCGCCGCTCCGGCTCCGGCGACCGAAGCGGCCCCCGCCGCTCCGGCTCCGGCGACGCCCGCGCCGGCGCAGTGA
- a CDS encoding ArsR/SmtB family transcription factor has product MNPYVHPARDDITLTGVLAALGDPTRLAIVRRLAETADGLSCSQACPTGEVPKSTLSNHYRVLREAGVVRMEKRGVENVNTLRRDDLDTRFPGLIDQVIAAAAAETVR; this is encoded by the coding sequence ATGAACCCCTACGTCCATCCCGCCCGCGACGACATCACGCTGACCGGCGTCCTCGCCGCCCTCGGCGATCCCACCCGCCTCGCCATCGTCCGCCGCCTCGCCGAGACGGCGGACGGCCTCAGCTGCTCGCAGGCCTGCCCGACCGGCGAGGTGCCGAAGTCGACCCTCTCCAACCACTACCGCGTGCTGCGCGAGGCAGGCGTGGTGCGGATGGAGAAGCGCGGCGTCGAGAACGTGAATACGCTGCGCCGGGACGACCTCGACACCCGATTTCCGGGCCTGATCGACCAGGTGATCGCCGCCGCCGCCGCCGAAACCGTGCGCTGA
- a CDS encoding SDR family oxidoreductase, translating into MRFEGTNALVTGGSSGIGYATAAALIAEGADRVYVTGRNAQALRTAADRLGEKAIPVVADASSLSDSAALADRVRADGVTLDVLFANAGIAESRSFAETDEAFFDRTFDINVKGLFFQVQALLPVLADGASVIVNASIVANKGMANLSVYNASKAAVRSFARTWANELKARGIRVNAVSPGATRTPIMENGLKMDADAIAGFDALLAAAAPAGRMGRPDEIAAGVLFLADARSSYVNGIELSVDGGFAQV; encoded by the coding sequence ATGCGATTCGAAGGCACCAACGCACTCGTCACCGGCGGCTCGTCGGGCATCGGCTACGCCACCGCCGCAGCGCTGATCGCCGAGGGCGCGGACCGCGTCTACGTCACCGGCCGCAACGCACAGGCGCTCCGGACGGCCGCCGACCGGCTCGGCGAGAAGGCGATCCCCGTGGTCGCCGACGCCTCCAGCCTTTCCGACAGCGCCGCCCTCGCCGACCGCGTCCGCGCCGACGGCGTCACCCTCGACGTCCTGTTCGCCAACGCGGGCATCGCGGAGTCGCGCAGCTTCGCCGAGACCGACGAGGCCTTCTTCGACCGCACCTTCGACATCAACGTGAAGGGGCTGTTCTTCCAGGTGCAGGCGCTGCTGCCGGTGCTGGCCGACGGCGCGTCGGTGATCGTCAACGCCTCGATCGTGGCCAACAAGGGCATGGCCAACCTGTCGGTCTACAACGCCTCCAAGGCGGCGGTGCGCTCCTTCGCCCGCACCTGGGCCAACGAACTCAAGGCCCGCGGCATCCGCGTCAACGCCGTCAGCCCGGGCGCGACGCGCACGCCGATCATGGAGAACGGCCTGAAGATGGACGCCGACGCGATCGCCGGCTTCGACGCCCTGCTCGCCGCCGCCGCCCCGGCCGGCCGCATGGGCCGGCCCGACGAGATCGCCGCCGGCGTGCTGTTCCTCGCCGACGCCCGCTCGAGCTACGTCAACGGCATCGAACTCTCGGTCGACGGCGGCTTCGCCCAGGTCTGA
- a CDS encoding tyrosine phosphatase family protein: MIHVCSLARVAATVEATGAKRVVSLVNAGTPMTMPAHVAGEAHLFLPINDIVAAADGMTLPGEAHVAALFAWLEAWDRADPIVVHCFAGVSRSTAAAYSAVLALDPGRDEEELALELRRKSPTATPNARIVAVADALLGRGGRMVRAIGSIGRGEDCFEGVPFALELARRG, translated from the coding sequence ATGATCCACGTCTGTTCGCTCGCCCGCGTCGCCGCCACCGTCGAGGCCACTGGGGCGAAGCGGGTGGTGTCGCTGGTCAACGCCGGGACGCCGATGACGATGCCGGCGCACGTCGCCGGCGAGGCGCACCTGTTCCTGCCGATCAACGACATCGTCGCCGCCGCCGACGGCATGACCCTGCCCGGCGAGGCGCATGTCGCGGCGCTGTTCGCGTGGCTGGAGGCGTGGGACCGCGCCGACCCGATCGTGGTGCACTGCTTCGCCGGCGTGTCGCGCTCGACCGCGGCCGCCTATTCGGCGGTGCTGGCGCTCGATCCCGGCCGCGACGAGGAGGAACTGGCGCTCGAACTCCGCCGGAAGTCGCCGACGGCGACGCCGAACGCCCGAATCGTGGCCGTCGCCGACGCCCTGCTCGGTCGCGGCGGCCGGATGGTCCGCGCCATCGGGTCGATCGGCCGCGGCGAGGATTGCTTCGAGGGCGTGCCCTTCGCGCTGGAACTGGCGCGCCGGGGCTGA
- a CDS encoding CTP synthase: MTRYIFITGGVVSSLGKGLASAALGALLQSRGYRVRLRKLDPYLNVDPGTMSPYQHGEVFVTDDGAETDLDLGHYERFTGRPAGKQDNITTGRIYQEIIAKERRGDYLGGTVQVIPHVTDAIKAFVLDGNQDVDFVLVEIGGTVGDIEAMPFLEAIRQLGNELPRGSAVYVHLTLMPWIPSAGELKTKPTQHSVKELRGIGIAPDILLIRCDRPIPQGERKKLSLFCNVRESAVIQGLDVSSIYEVPLAYHAEGFDDEVLAAFGITGAPPPNLERWQSIVNRIKNPEGQVNIAVVGKYTVLKDAYKSLIEALVHGGIANNVRVNIEWIESEIFEKEDPAPYLEHVHGILVPGGFGERGSEGKIRAAGFARQRKVPYFGICFGMQMAVIEAARSLAGVEHASSTEFGPTEEPVVGLMTEWLKGNDLEKRRADGDLGGTLRLGAYEARLAQSSKIAQIYGSTRISERHRHRYEVNIDYRARLEACGLSFAGLSPDGVLPETVEIPEHPWFIGVQYHPELKSRPFEPHPLFASFVEAAKVQSRLV; this comes from the coding sequence ATGACGCGGTACATCTTCATCACCGGCGGCGTGGTTTCGTCCTTGGGCAAGGGGCTTGCGTCCGCGGCCCTCGGCGCCCTCCTGCAGTCGCGCGGCTATCGGGTCCGTCTGCGCAAGCTCGACCCCTATCTCAACGTCGACCCCGGCACGATGTCGCCCTACCAGCACGGCGAGGTCTTCGTGACCGACGACGGCGCGGAGACGGACCTCGACCTCGGCCACTACGAGCGCTTCACCGGCCGCCCGGCCGGCAAGCAGGACAACATCACCACCGGCCGGATCTACCAGGAGATCATCGCCAAGGAGCGTCGCGGCGACTATCTCGGCGGCACCGTGCAGGTGATCCCGCACGTCACCGACGCCATCAAGGCCTTCGTGCTCGACGGCAACCAGGACGTCGACTTCGTGCTGGTCGAGATCGGCGGCACGGTCGGCGACATCGAGGCGATGCCGTTCCTCGAGGCGATCCGCCAGCTCGGCAACGAACTGCCGCGCGGCTCGGCCGTCTACGTCCACCTGACGCTGATGCCTTGGATCCCGTCCGCCGGCGAGCTCAAGACCAAGCCGACCCAGCATTCCGTCAAGGAGCTGCGCGGCATCGGCATCGCGCCCGACATCCTGCTGATCCGCTGCGACCGTCCGATTCCGCAGGGCGAGCGCAAGAAGCTGTCGCTGTTCTGCAACGTCCGCGAGAGCGCGGTGATCCAGGGCCTCGACGTCTCCTCGATCTACGAGGTGCCGCTGGCCTACCATGCCGAGGGCTTCGACGACGAGGTGCTCGCCGCCTTCGGCATCACCGGCGCGCCGCCGCCGAACCTCGAGCGCTGGCAGTCGATCGTCAACCGGATCAAGAACCCGGAAGGGCAGGTCAACATCGCCGTGGTCGGCAAGTACACGGTGCTGAAGGACGCCTACAAGTCGCTGATCGAGGCGCTCGTCCACGGCGGCATCGCCAACAACGTCCGCGTCAACATCGAGTGGATCGAGAGCGAGATCTTCGAGAAGGAGGATCCCGCCCCCTATCTCGAGCATGTCCACGGCATCCTGGTGCCGGGCGGCTTCGGCGAGCGCGGCTCGGAGGGCAAAATCCGGGCGGCCGGCTTCGCGCGCCAGCGCAAGGTGCCCTATTTCGGCATCTGCTTCGGCATGCAGATGGCGGTGATCGAGGCGGCGCGCTCGCTAGCGGGCGTCGAGCACGCCTCCTCGACCGAGTTCGGCCCGACCGAGGAGCCGGTGGTCGGCCTGATGACCGAGTGGCTGAAGGGCAACGACCTCGAGAAGCGACGCGCCGACGGCGACCTCGGCGGCACGCTGCGTCTCGGCGCCTACGAGGCGCGGCTGGCGCAGAGTTCCAAGATCGCGCAGATCTACGGCTCGACCCGGATCTCCGAGCGCCACCGCCACCGCTACGAGGTCAACATCGACTACCGCGCCCGGCTCGAGGCCTGCGGCCTGTCCTTCGCCGGCCTGTCGCCGGACGGCGTGCTGCCGGAGACCGTCGAGATCCCCGAGCATCCCTGGTTCATCGGCGTCCAGTACCACCCGGAACTGAAGAGCCGCCCGTTCGAGCCGCATCCGCTGTTCGCGAGCTTCGTCGAAGCCGCCAAGGTCCAGAGCCGTCTGGTCTGA
- the ppdK gene encoding pyruvate, phosphate dikinase: MKWVYTFGDGAAEGTAAMKNLLGGKGANLAEMANLGLPVPPGFTITTEVCTHFYANGRAYPESLASEVDAALAYLGEKTGRRFGDPTRPLLVSVRSGARASMPGMMDTVLNLGLNDVTVGALAAEAGDERFAWDSYRRFIQMYGDVVLGLDHHAFEELLDDLKAREGYVLDTDLSANDWREIVGEYQKLVADETGEPFPQDPAVQLWGAIGAVFGSWMNARAVTYRKLHDIPASWGTAVNVQTMVFGNMGDTSATGVAFSRNPSTGENALYGEFLVNAQGEDVVAGIRTPQDITEAARLAARSDRPSLEALMPEAYAEFAHYARELEKHYRDMQDLEFTVERGKLWMLQARVGKRTAEAALRIAVEMAEDGLITREEAIERIDPSSLDQLLHPTIDPKAARDLLGAGLPASPGAASGAIVFTADEAEARRQRGQRVILVRVETSPEDIHGMHAAEGILTTRGGMTSHAAVVARGMGKPCVSGAGSIRVDVARGTLTAVGRTFTAGDVITIDGGTGQVMAGSVPMRQPELSGTFATLMGWADEVRRMTVRTNAETPADARAARAFGAEGIGLCRTEHMFFDHARITAVREMILANTPEGRRAALAKILPMQRQDFVDLFEIMHGLPVCIRLLDPPLHEFLPRGADEIADVAAVLGVTPDVLAQRAEAMAEFNPMLGHRGCRLAISFPEIAEMQARAIFEAAAIAAVATGAPVIPEIMVPLVATKAELDYVKAIVDRVAGEVAREQGTAIPYHVGTMIELPRAALRAGEIAESAEFFSFGTNDLTQTTFGISRDDAASFLTTYLQKGLLPKDPFVSLDPEGVGELVEIAAERGRRTRAGIKLGICGEHGGDPASISFCDKIGLDYVSCSPFRVPIARLAAARAALAARRT; this comes from the coding sequence ATGAAATGGGTCTACACCTTCGGCGACGGGGCGGCGGAGGGTACCGCCGCCATGAAGAACCTGCTCGGCGGCAAGGGCGCCAACCTCGCCGAGATGGCCAATCTCGGCCTGCCGGTGCCGCCCGGGTTCACCATCACCACCGAGGTCTGCACCCACTTCTACGCCAACGGCCGCGCCTATCCCGAATCGCTCGCCAGCGAGGTCGACGCCGCCCTCGCCTATCTCGGCGAGAAGACCGGCCGCCGCTTCGGCGACCCGACCCGCCCGCTGCTGGTCTCGGTGCGCTCCGGCGCCCGGGCCTCGATGCCGGGCATGATGGACACGGTGCTGAACCTCGGCCTCAACGACGTCACGGTCGGGGCGCTGGCCGCCGAAGCCGGCGACGAACGCTTCGCCTGGGACAGCTACCGCCGCTTCATCCAGATGTACGGCGACGTGGTGCTCGGCCTCGACCACCACGCCTTCGAGGAACTGCTCGACGACCTCAAGGCCCGCGAGGGCTACGTGCTCGACACCGATCTTTCCGCCAACGACTGGCGCGAGATCGTCGGCGAGTACCAGAAGCTCGTCGCCGACGAGACCGGCGAGCCCTTCCCGCAGGATCCGGCGGTGCAGCTCTGGGGCGCCATCGGCGCCGTGTTCGGGTCGTGGATGAACGCCCGCGCGGTGACCTATCGCAAGCTCCACGACATTCCCGCCTCCTGGGGCACCGCGGTCAACGTCCAGACCATGGTGTTCGGCAACATGGGCGACACCTCGGCCACCGGCGTCGCCTTCTCGCGCAACCCCTCCACCGGCGAGAACGCGCTCTACGGCGAGTTCCTGGTCAACGCCCAGGGCGAGGACGTGGTGGCGGGCATCCGCACCCCGCAGGACATTACCGAGGCCGCCCGCCTCGCCGCCCGCTCCGACCGGCCTTCGCTCGAGGCGCTGATGCCGGAGGCCTACGCCGAGTTCGCGCACTACGCCCGCGAACTCGAGAAGCACTACCGCGACATGCAGGACCTCGAGTTTACGGTCGAGCGCGGCAAGCTGTGGATGCTCCAGGCCCGTGTCGGCAAGCGCACCGCCGAGGCGGCGCTGCGCATCGCCGTCGAGATGGCCGAGGACGGCCTGATCACCCGCGAAGAGGCGATCGAGCGCATCGACCCGTCCTCGCTCGACCAACTGCTGCACCCGACCATCGACCCGAAGGCGGCGCGCGACCTGCTCGGCGCCGGCCTGCCGGCCTCCCCTGGCGCGGCCTCCGGCGCCATCGTCTTCACCGCCGACGAGGCGGAGGCGCGGCGCCAGCGCGGCCAGCGCGTCATCCTGGTGCGCGTCGAGACCAGCCCCGAGGACATCCACGGCATGCACGCCGCCGAGGGAATCCTGACCACCCGCGGCGGCATGACCAGCCACGCGGCCGTGGTCGCCCGCGGCATGGGCAAGCCCTGCGTCTCCGGCGCCGGTTCGATCCGCGTCGACGTCGCCCGCGGCACGCTGACCGCGGTCGGCCGCACTTTCACCGCCGGCGACGTCATCACCATCGACGGCGGCACCGGCCAGGTGATGGCCGGCTCGGTGCCGATGCGCCAGCCCGAACTCTCCGGCACCTTCGCGACGCTGATGGGCTGGGCCGACGAGGTCCGCCGCATGACGGTGCGCACCAACGCCGAGACGCCGGCCGACGCCCGCGCCGCCCGCGCCTTCGGCGCCGAGGGCATCGGGCTCTGCCGCACCGAGCACATGTTCTTCGACCACGCCCGCATCACCGCCGTGCGCGAGATGATCCTCGCCAACACGCCGGAGGGCCGGCGCGCCGCGCTCGCCAAGATCCTGCCGATGCAGCGTCAGGACTTCGTCGACCTGTTCGAGATCATGCACGGCCTGCCGGTCTGCATCCGCCTGCTCGACCCGCCGCTGCACGAGTTCCTGCCGCGCGGCGCCGACGAGATCGCCGACGTCGCCGCCGTGCTCGGCGTGACGCCGGACGTGCTGGCCCAGCGCGCCGAGGCGATGGCCGAGTTCAACCCGATGCTCGGCCACCGCGGCTGCCGACTCGCGATCTCTTTCCCGGAGATCGCCGAGATGCAGGCGCGCGCCATCTTCGAGGCCGCGGCGATCGCCGCCGTCGCCACCGGCGCGCCGGTGATCCCGGAGATCATGGTGCCGCTGGTCGCCACCAAGGCCGAGCTCGACTACGTCAAGGCGATCGTCGACCGCGTCGCCGGCGAGGTCGCGCGCGAGCAGGGCACGGCGATCCCCTACCACGTCGGAACCATGATCGAACTGCCGCGCGCTGCGCTCCGGGCCGGTGAGATCGCCGAGAGCGCCGAGTTCTTCTCCTTCGGCACCAACGACTTGACCCAGACCACCTTCGGCATCTCGCGCGACGACGCCGCCTCCTTCCTGACCACCTATCTCCAGAAGGGCCTGCTGCCGAAGGACCCCTTCGTCAGCCTCGACCCCGAGGGCGTCGGCGAACTCGTCGAGATCGCCGCCGAGCGCGGCAGGCGGACGCGGGCGGGCATCAAGCTCGGCATCTGCGGCGAGCACGGCGGCGATCCCGCCTCGATCTCGTTCTGCGACAAGATCGGCCTCGACTATGTGTCCTGTTCCCCGTTCCGGGTGCCGATCGCTAGGTTGGCGGCGGCGCGGGCGGCACTCGCCGCCCGCCGGACCTGA
- a CDS encoding YgfZ/GcvT domain-containing protein, with product MSSLHAAVLPGRALVRVAGTDARAFLDRLVTADVEAIPEGGAGHGALLSPQGKILTDFLIVPMGADHLLDLPAAAAADLVKRLTLYKLRAAVTVADVSDDLAVVALWGDGAPPTMPGHVVADPRHAALGWRAYVPASAAAAAAAFPGALIETADAYAAHRAALGIVEGGADYALGDAFPHDAALDQNAGVAFDKGCFVGQEVVSRMQHRGTARRRPVLVTAESALPAPGTEITAAGRSIGALGTVAGNEGLAIVRLDRAKAARDAGAPVLAGAVAVTLALPGHVRYGWPESADGDA from the coding sequence ATGTCGTCCCTCCATGCCGCCGTCCTCCCCGGCCGCGCCCTCGTCCGCGTCGCCGGCACCGACGCCCGCGCCTTCCTCGACCGGCTCGTCACCGCCGACGTCGAGGCGATCCCCGAGGGCGGTGCCGGCCACGGCGCGCTGCTGTCGCCGCAGGGCAAGATCCTGACCGACTTCCTGATCGTGCCGATGGGCGCCGACCACCTGCTCGACCTGCCGGCCGCCGCCGCGGCCGACCTCGTCAAGCGCCTCACGCTCTACAAGCTGCGCGCCGCCGTGACCGTCGCCGACGTTTCCGACGACCTCGCGGTCGTCGCGCTCTGGGGCGACGGCGCGCCGCCGACGATGCCCGGCCACGTGGTCGCCGACCCGCGCCACGCGGCCCTTGGTTGGCGCGCCTACGTGCCGGCGAGCGCCGCCGCCGCGGCCGCCGCCTTCCCCGGCGCGCTGATCGAGACCGCCGACGCCTATGCCGCGCACCGGGCCGCGCTCGGCATCGTCGAGGGCGGCGCCGACTATGCCCTCGGCGACGCCTTCCCGCACGACGCCGCGCTGGACCAGAATGCCGGCGTCGCCTTCGACAAGGGCTGCTTCGTCGGCCAGGAGGTGGTGAGCCGGATGCAGCACCGCGGCACCGCCCGGCGTAGACCGGTGCTGGTGACGGCCGAATCCGCCCTGCCCGCGCCCGGCACCGAGATCACAGCCGCCGGCCGGTCGATCGGCGCGCTCGGCACGGTCGCCGGCAACGAGGGCCTCGCCATCGTCCGGCTCGACCGCGCCAAGGCGGCGCGCGACGCCGGCGCGCCGGTGCTCGCCGGCGCCGTGGCGGTGACGCTCGCCCTGCCCGGCCACGTCCGCTACGGCTGGCCCGAGAGCGCCGACGGGGACGCCTGA
- a CDS encoding pilus assembly protein TadG-related protein — MSSASAFPATFARDESGSTALAFAISFFVVAFSLGAAVDYGRQSDLKSNLQAAADSIALASATRGAALTQQEAKQLLNRTLAASGGRIDTVSVEGDGTGVFTVTLAAEVDASFLAIGGFDKLGATVSSKAKEATAKKLQSATMSIKSAKGTFDKEIYFVTYDKNGTVLKRQLMLTYDYTNKNGKISTKFTPTIGTATTITVTDYDSYAIEMVAYQDTTYTGKHTFPKTYSSKALDVSSFLKVAGACSDTAGSTMDWEDGGDGDYADLKTTLACTLQTTNQDGVRLTQ, encoded by the coding sequence ATGTCGTCCGCCAGCGCCTTTCCGGCCACCTTCGCGCGCGACGAGAGCGGATCGACCGCTCTCGCCTTCGCCATTTCCTTCTTCGTCGTCGCCTTCTCGCTCGGAGCCGCGGTCGACTACGGCCGTCAGTCGGACCTGAAGTCGAACCTCCAGGCCGCTGCCGACAGCATCGCGTTGGCCAGCGCGACCCGCGGCGCGGCGCTGACCCAGCAGGAGGCCAAGCAACTCCTCAACCGCACGCTGGCGGCCTCCGGCGGCCGGATCGACACGGTCTCGGTCGAGGGCGACGGCACCGGCGTCTTCACCGTCACGCTCGCGGCAGAGGTCGACGCCAGTTTCCTGGCGATCGGTGGCTTCGACAAGCTCGGCGCTACCGTGAGTTCCAAGGCCAAGGAGGCGACGGCGAAGAAGTTGCAGTCGGCGACCATGTCGATCAAGAGCGCAAAGGGCACCTTCGACAAGGAAATCTACTTCGTCACTTACGACAAGAACGGCACGGTCCTGAAGCGTCAGCTGATGCTGACATATGACTACACCAACAAGAACGGCAAGATCAGCACGAAGTTCACGCCGACGATCGGCACGGCGACCACGATCACGGTCACGGACTACGACAGCTACGCCATCGAGATGGTCGCCTACCAGGACACCACCTACACCGGCAAGCACACCTTCCCGAAGACCTACAGCTCGAAGGCGCTCGACGTCTCGAGCTTCCTGAAGGTCGCCGGCGCGTGCTCGGACACGGCCGGCTCGACCATGGACTGGGAGGACGGCGGCGACGGCGACTACGCCGACCTCAAGACCACCCTCGCCTGTACGCTCCAGACGACCAACCAGGACGGCGTCCGCCTCACGCAGTGA